Below is a window of Demequina muriae DNA.
GCCGTCATGGAGGCTCATCACAGCGGCGTTCCGCTGCTGCTGATCACCGCGGATCGCCCGGGCGAGATGCGGGGAGTGGGCGCCAACCAGACCACGGATCAAGGCGGGATCTTCGCGACCTTCGCGCGGTGGAGCGCTGAGGTGCCCGCACCCGAGTCTCTCGAGACGCCCGGACGCGCTGCCACTCTGGCCGCCCGCGCGGTGGCGATCGCGATGGGCGACCCTGCGCGTGATGACATGACCGGGACCCCAGGCCCCGTTCACCTGAACATCGAGTTCCGCGAGCCCCTCGAGGCGGATGGCGGAGTCTGGCAGGATCCGCCGCGCATCGATCCCACCCCCTCGTACGGCACGCGTGTGCTCACCGCGGCTGACCTGCCTGCGCCGTTGCCTGCCGTCGAGCGGGGGCTGGTGATCGCGGGTGACCGCGCAGGCGACGTCGCACGCGAGGTTGCGGAGGCGCATGGCTGGCCACTGCTCGCCGAGCCCACCTCCGGCGCTCGCGCAGGTGACGCGTGCATCGGTTTCTATGTGAGCGTGCTGGAGAGCGACGCGGGACGCAGCCTTGCCGAACAGGTGCACCAGGTGGTGGTGATCGGCAGGCCTACGCTGTCGCGGCCCATCCAGCAGCTCATCGCGCGGGCGCCCTCCCTGATCGTCGCCGCGCACGGCGCCCGCTGGCGAGAGGCGCCTCGCCACGCCGACCAGGTGGTGCGCACAGTCCCGTCGTCGTGGCTGACGCGCAGCGACGGCACGTTGGAGCTGGGCGACTCCGCGTGGCTCGCGAAGTGGCGCGAGGCCGCCTCCGAGTTCGAGGATCTCGCTCATGTCTGGGGAGGCGATGCTGTGGCCGACGCCTTCATGGCCCCCCTCGGCAAGGGCGACGTCGCGGTGATCGGATCGTCCGGGCCCATCCGGGCGGTCGACCGGGTCGGCCCGGTGTGCTCGCCTGGAGAGGTGCCCACGCTGATCGCGAACCGCGGGCTGTCCGGCATTGACGGCACCGTCTCCACGGCGGTGGGGGTCGCGCTCGCCACGGGCCAGCCTACGCACGCGCTGATGGGCGACGTGACGTTCCTGCACGATGTCGGCGGGCTGCTGATCGGCCCGCTCGAGAAGCGGCCACGCCTGCGCATCGTGGTCGCGAATGACGGCGGCGGCACCATCTTCGGGCGCCTCGAGCACGCCTCCGCGCCTGCGGAGCACGTCGAGCGCGTCTTCACGACGCCGCATGGGGTGGACATCGGTGCGATCTGCGCGGGGTACGGGATCCCTCACGTCGCCGTGCGCAACGCCGATGCGCTGGCGAGGGCGGTCGCCGCGCCTCCGG
It encodes the following:
- the menD gene encoding 2-succinyl-5-enolpyruvyl-6-hydroxy-3-cyclohexene-1-carboxylic-acid synthase encodes the protein MNANPSAAFARELVASLYDLGVRDFVLCPGSRSGPLAHALAEAGGGNPPLGAPRVDLHVRVDERSAAFVALGIARGRAATDVPRPVAMITTSGTAVGNLLPAVMEAHHSGVPLLLITADRPGEMRGVGANQTTDQGGIFATFARWSAEVPAPESLETPGRAATLAARAVAIAMGDPARDDMTGTPGPVHLNIEFREPLEADGGVWQDPPRIDPTPSYGTRVLTAADLPAPLPAVERGLVIAGDRAGDVAREVAEAHGWPLLAEPTSGARAGDACIGFYVSVLESDAGRSLAEQVHQVVVIGRPTLSRPIQQLIARAPSLIVAAHGARWREAPRHADQVVRTVPSSWLTRSDGTLELGDSAWLAKWREAASEFEDLAHVWGGDAVADAFMAPLGKGDVAVIGSSGPIRAVDRVGPVCSPGEVPTLIANRGLSGIDGTVSTAVGVALATGQPTHALMGDVTFLHDVGGLLIGPLEKRPRLRIVVANDGGGTIFGRLEHASAPAEHVERVFTTPHGVDIGAICAGYGIPHVAVRNADALARAVAAPPVTLEVVEARLPRA